A segment of the Paramisgurnus dabryanus chromosome 5, PD_genome_1.1, whole genome shotgun sequence genome:
AAGAAGCCACTAAATGGTTGCTATTGCACCTTTGTCATACTTTACaatttaaacatttcatttttgtttacaCACTAATTGTGATTTTAATTTCCCCAGAATTTTCTTGCATTAAGTGCTGGTGGATTTTACAATGGATGTATTTTTCATCGAAACATCAAAGGATTCATGGTACAGACTGGTGACCCAACGGGTAACTAATATTGACTTCTTTCATTATTCTTACATCAAGTACCACCTTAATCTttatttgataattttttttgcattatctGAGTcatgtagattttttttaatataatatagattttttttataatacagACATCTGGTGTCATGTGTTGGTTGAATTAAAAGCATAATATTTTGCCCTCAGGTACAGGGAAAGGAGGAACCAGTATTTGGGGACGAAAGTTTGAAGATGAATTCAGTGAACACTTAAAAGTATGTATTTTGTCTCTTGCAATGATTTGTATAGGGAAACATCTCAAATGTTAGGCATTAACCTAATCCATCAAGCATGTCTTCGAACCAAACTTgttcataattaaaaaaatttgtagACACCTGTATGGTTTCTTCTTGACTAACCCCTTTAATGCTTGTAATCTGTAGCACAATGTTCGGGGTGTGGTTGCGATGGCAAATAACGGGCCAAACACAAATGCATCACAGTTCTTCTTCACTTACGCAAAACAGCCTCACTTGGACATGAAGTACACTGTTTTTGGAAAGTAAGTTATTTCTGTCTCCCGATTTCTGCTGAGTCTAGTATAATATAAAGATACATTTTTCAtttcatacagtatatattttttatactttttatttgatcagtttatttgataaaaagtataaaaaatgGTATTTGTTCatgcacatttgattttaatgctgttgtttattattattaaatataataaatagtTATTTCAATTTTAGCATAACACTAATATATCCTCATTCACAGAATTATAGATGGACTAGAAACTCTGGATGAACTGGAGAAAGTCCCTGTCAATGAAAAGACTTTTCGGCCTCTTAATGATGTTCATATTAAGGATGTTACCATTCATGCCAACCCATTTGCTGgttgatttattttattgcgAAGCATTCATAATGTACAATGCCTTggattgtaaatatattttgtgtgaTGTCATTTTGCCAATTACAtactgttttataaatttgtacATGGAGTCtgagtttgttttttgttttgatcaaacatattttacaaaaacaacGGTTCTTTTAACCAACTAACTGTTTAACAATTTACATCTAGCTATGAATTAAAATATAGAAATGATAGAAGATGAGGGCTATGAATTAAAATATGGAAATGGCAGAAGATGAGGGCTTCTATTTTGAAATTTCAGGCCGCTAATGACCCGGAAATATCGACAAACTCGTAATGAATAAAATATCTccgtaaaatattaaatatataatttttatttaaaataactattTTGTATTTGCTGTAGTCTTAAAGTTATTCCGCTGAGTACACTTAAAATACTTTTGTGTTTGACTTGTTGCGCACACGGACGTAGGATaccaaagtaccgcgagaacagACTGCTCTGTATGCTTTCATATCGGTCTCGCGATACTTATCATGCGCTGGGCAGAGTCGTATAAATCGAACACATCTCTTTCTCAGGACAGCTACAGTAACGTCAAAGGTTTGTTGATGCACGTGACCGCATAAAAGTCCTGCAACGCAAAAAGTTGAATATAATTAGGATCGAAATGGCAGCTCCAGATGCTTTCAAAGTAAGTTGGGTCTCATCTGCAAACATGTAAAATTACTCTATGAAACGGTGTTTCAGTAAAGTAAATTTTAAACGTCGCCATGAAATGACAGAAGCACCGCTGTTCGCTTACTACTGTCCATAAGTAAGAACTGTTAACATGATGGTTTTGTGCTCTAGGTTAACTCTCTGAAGGACAAAGTGACTCTAATCACAGGTGCAAGTTCAGGAATAGGAGCTGGCACAGCAGTACTGTTCGCTAAACTCGGTGCCCGGCTCGCCCTCAATGGACGGGACGTCGAAAATCTCACCAAAGTTGCGAAAGAATGCGAAGACTGTGGCGCAATAAAAGTAAATCAGCAGGTGCCAGTACATTTTACCACTATTTTCTCATACAAAAAcactcgtgtgtgtgtgtgtgtgtgtgtgtgtgtgtgtgtgtgtgtgtgtgtgtgtgtgtgtgtgtgtgtgtgtgtgtgccgaTATATTCAGCCTTTACTAGTACCTGGAGATTTAACTAATGAGGATACAGTGAGGAGGACAGTTGAAGAGATCATTGCGCATTTTGGAAAGCTGGATGTCCTCGTCAACAGCGCAGGGATCCTTGCTATGGGCAGCATAGAGACTACTGATTTGGCCCAGTATGATACAGTCATGGCTGTGAATGTCAGGTACAAATCTGAGCTTAGAACAGTTGTGTTCCACTGTATTTAAATAGAGTTAAAAATGTGGCTATTTTTCTTTCAGATCCGTTTATCATTTAACTCATCTTTGTGTGCCACATCTTATCAAAACTAAAGGCTCCATTGTGAATGTGTCTAGTGTGAATGGACAACGATCAGTAAGTATCAATGGAGTGAATCATATAAAAACagaattaaaggaacagttaacccaaaatgaaaatgaagcCATCATTTGCTCACCCTTAGGCCATCCAAGGTGTACGACTTCCTTTTCTTAGCCAAACACAGTCagaattatattaaataatatcctggctcttttcagctttataatggcattggatagtgccccatttttaaaaCTCCAAAAAGGGACCGTCCATTGAAAACTAATCCATACAGGTATTAAATGTCATCTGAGGTGAAGTGATGAGTGCATGGATAA
Coding sequences within it:
- the ppil3 gene encoding peptidyl-prolyl cis-trans isomerase-like 3; translation: MAVTLHTDLGDIKIELFCEKTPKACENFLALSAGGFYNGCIFHRNIKGFMVQTGDPTGTGKGGTSIWGRKFEDEFSEHLKHNVRGVVAMANNGPNTNASQFFFTYAKQPHLDMKYTVFGKIIDGLETLDELEKVPVNEKTFRPLNDVHIKDVTIHANPFAG
- the LOC135774330 gene encoding 3-oxoacyl-[acyl-carrier-protein] reductase FabG isoform X2, coding for MAAPDAFKVNSLKDKVTLITGASSGIGAGTAVLFAKLGARLALNGRDVENLTKVAKECEDCGAIKPLLVPGDLTNEDTVRRTVEEIIAHFGKLDVLVNSAGILAMGSIETTDLAQYDTVMAVNVRSVYHLTHLCVPHLIKTKGSIVNVSSVNGQRSFPGVLAYCMSKSAIDQFTSCVALELAPKQVRVNSVCPGVIVTEVHKRAGLDEEQYAQFLEKCKLTHALGRPGEVEEVAHAIAFLASDAATFITGVNLPVDGGRHAMCPR
- the LOC135774330 gene encoding 3-oxoacyl-[acyl-carrier-protein] reductase FabG isoform X1, with product MAAPDAFKVNSLKDKVTLITGASSGIGAGTAVLFAKLGARLALNGRDVENLTKVAKECEDCGAIKPLLVPGDLTNEDTVRRTVEEIIAHFGKLDVLVNSAGILAMGSIETTDLAQYDTVMAVNVRSVYHLTHLCVPHLIKTKGSIVNVSSVNGQRSFPGVLAYCMSKSAIDQFTSCVALELAPKQVRVNSVCPGVIVTEVHKRAGLDEEQYAQFLEKCKLTHALGRPGEVEEVAHAIAFLASDAATFITGVNLPVDGGRHAMCPRRSCESSSSSCASIP